The Lonsdalea populi genome window below encodes:
- a CDS encoding acyl carrier protein: MDKNDIYQEVTGLLVKLFELDADDITPESRLYEDLELDSIDAVDMVVHLQKRIGRKISPETFKSVRTVQDVVTAVEHLLNEGQ; this comes from the coding sequence ATGGATAAGAACGATATTTATCAGGAAGTCACCGGGTTGCTGGTTAAGCTTTTCGAGCTTGATGCGGACGATATCACTCCTGAGTCCCGCTTGTATGAGGATCTGGAACTCGACAGCATCGATGCTGTGGATATGGTGGTTCACCTGCAAAAACGCATCGGACGGAAAATCTCTCCGGAAACCTTCAAATCTGTACGCACCGTGCAGGACGTCGTTACTGCCGTCGAACATCTGCTCAATGAAGGGCAATAA
- a CDS encoding acyl-CoA thioesterase, whose translation MSALNDPRLSHDVEITVSFHDCDPMGVVWHGHYFRFFEVAREALLSKFNYGYREMKASGYVWPVVDTRVKYRSPLTYEQRIRVRATVEEVENRLRIAYQIFDIDSGQRTTTGYTIQVAVEEGSQTLSFVSPDILLERLGVTL comes from the coding sequence ATGAGTGCACTGAACGATCCCCGCCTGAGTCACGATGTGGAGATAACGGTTTCATTCCACGATTGCGACCCGATGGGCGTGGTGTGGCATGGCCACTACTTCCGCTTTTTCGAGGTGGCGCGTGAAGCGCTGTTGAGCAAGTTCAACTATGGCTACCGGGAAATGAAAGCATCCGGCTATGTCTGGCCGGTCGTGGATACCCGCGTTAAATACCGCTCGCCGCTGACCTACGAACAGCGTATTCGCGTTCGCGCGACGGTGGAGGAAGTGGAGAACCGGCTGCGGATCGCCTACCAAATTTTCGATATAGACAGCGGACAACGCACCACTACCGGCTACACCATTCAGGTGGCGGTGGAGGAAGGAAGCCAGACGCTGAGCTTTGTCTCGCCCGATATCCTGCTGGAACGACTGGGAGTAACACTGTGA
- a CDS encoding 3-hydroxyacyl-ACP dehydratase FabZ family protein — translation MLPVEISRTTHESQAELMLRADERLFWFRGHFPQQPLLPGIAQLDWAMRYGVEILAPQWRFCAVESLKFQRPVLPGNTLRLTLNWKEDKRQLAFCYHIVRARGDELPASNGKITLCQ, via the coding sequence ATGCTGCCCGTTGAGATCTCCCGGACAACCCATGAGAGCCAGGCGGAGCTGATGCTGCGCGCCGACGAGCGTCTGTTTTGGTTCCGCGGCCATTTCCCCCAACAACCGCTGCTCCCCGGCATCGCTCAGCTCGACTGGGCGATGCGTTATGGCGTGGAGATCCTGGCGCCGCAGTGGCGTTTCTGCGCGGTGGAAAGCCTCAAGTTTCAACGCCCCGTACTCCCAGGCAATACGCTGCGTCTTACCCTGAACTGGAAGGAAGACAAACGACAGCTGGCGTTCTGCTACCACATCGTGCGGGCGCGAGGCGACGAACTGCCGGCGAGCAACGGGAAAATCACCCTATGTCAGTGA
- the glmS gene encoding glutamine--fructose-6-phosphate transaminase (isomerizing), whose translation MCGIVGAVAQRDIAEILLEGLRRLEYRGYDSAGLAVVDNEGHLTRLRRLGKVQMLAQAADEHPLHGGTGIAHTRWATHGEPSEANAHPHVSENIVVVHNGIIENYEPLRETLIDRGFQFVSETDTEVVAHLVRWEQKEKGGSLIDIVKRVIPQLRGAYGMVLMDRRDPNVLVAARSGSPLVIGRGVGENFIASDQLALLPVTRRFIFLEEGDIAEITRRKVRIFDRHGAEVTRDEIESNVQYDAGDKGTHRHYMQKEIYEQPLAIKNTLEGRFSHGEIDLSELGAHADELLSKVEHLQIIACGTSYNSGMVSRYWFESLAGIPCDVEIASEFRYRKPAVRRNSMMITLSQSGETADTLAALRLSKSLSYLGSLAICNVASSSLVRESDLALMTKAGTEIGVASTKAFTTQLTVLLMLVARIGRLRGMDPQVEHDIVHALQALPARLEQILSQDKLIESLAEGFSDKHHALFLGRGDQYPIAMEGALKLKEISYIHAEAYAAGELKHGPLALIDADMPVVVVAPNNDLLEKLKSNIEEVRARGGELYVFADEEAGFTSDSDMMKIISLPHVEDVIAPIFYTVPLQLLAYHVALIKGTDVDQPRNLAKSVTVE comes from the coding sequence ATGTGTGGAATTGTAGGCGCAGTCGCGCAACGAGATATTGCTGAAATCCTGCTGGAAGGGTTACGCCGTCTGGAATACCGAGGCTACGATTCGGCCGGTCTGGCGGTGGTCGATAACGAAGGGCATCTGACCCGTCTGCGTCGTCTGGGTAAAGTTCAGATGCTGGCCCAGGCGGCGGATGAACATCCGCTGCACGGCGGCACCGGGATCGCCCATACGCGCTGGGCGACGCATGGCGAACCATCGGAAGCGAATGCGCATCCGCATGTGTCTGAAAACATCGTCGTGGTGCATAACGGCATCATTGAAAACTATGAGCCGCTGCGTGAAACGCTGATCGATCGGGGCTTTCAGTTCGTTTCCGAAACGGATACGGAAGTCGTCGCGCATCTAGTGCGCTGGGAGCAGAAAGAGAAGGGCGGTTCGCTGATTGATATCGTCAAGCGCGTCATTCCTCAGCTGCGCGGCGCTTACGGCATGGTGCTCATGGACCGCCGCGATCCCAACGTTCTGGTGGCCGCGCGTTCCGGCAGTCCGCTGGTCATTGGCCGCGGCGTAGGAGAAAACTTCATTGCTTCCGATCAGCTGGCGTTATTGCCGGTGACGCGTCGCTTTATCTTTCTGGAAGAGGGAGATATCGCCGAAATCACTCGCCGTAAGGTACGTATTTTCGATCGTCACGGTGCGGAAGTGACGCGCGATGAGATTGAATCCAACGTGCAGTACGACGCCGGCGACAAGGGTACCCACCGGCATTACATGCAGAAAGAGATTTATGAACAGCCTCTGGCGATCAAAAACACGCTGGAAGGCCGTTTCAGCCACGGCGAGATCGATCTATCCGAACTGGGAGCGCATGCAGACGAACTGCTGTCGAAAGTCGAGCATTTGCAGATTATCGCCTGTGGAACCTCCTACAACTCTGGAATGGTGTCCCGCTACTGGTTTGAGTCGCTGGCCGGTATTCCGTGCGATGTTGAAATCGCTTCCGAATTCCGTTATCGCAAGCCGGCGGTGCGGCGTAACAGCATGATGATTACGCTGTCCCAGTCTGGGGAAACCGCCGATACGCTGGCGGCGCTGCGTTTGTCGAAGTCGCTTAGCTATCTGGGCTCGCTGGCGATTTGTAACGTGGCCAGCTCGTCGCTGGTTCGCGAGTCCGATTTGGCGTTGATGACCAAAGCCGGCACTGAAATTGGCGTGGCGTCGACCAAGGCTTTCACCACTCAGCTGACGGTATTGCTGATGCTGGTGGCGCGCATCGGGCGTCTGCGCGGTATGGATCCTCAGGTCGAGCACGACATCGTACACGCGCTACAGGCCTTGCCTGCGCGTCTGGAGCAGATCTTATCCCAGGATAAGCTGATTGAATCGCTGGCGGAAGGCTTCTCCGACAAGCACCACGCGCTGTTTCTGGGGCGTGGCGACCAGTATCCGATAGCGATGGAAGGGGCGCTCAAGCTCAAAGAGATCTCCTATATTCACGCGGAAGCCTACGCTGCCGGTGAGTTGAAACATGGTCCGCTGGCGTTGATCGATGCGGATATGCCGGTTGTGGTGGTCGCGCCCAACAACGATTTGCTGGAAAAACTCAAATCCAACATTGAGGAAGTCCGTGCTCGAGGCGGCGAACTGTATGTCTTCGCGGATGAAGAAGCGGGATTCACCTCGGACAGCGACATGATGAAAATCATTTCTCTGCCGCATGTGGAAGATGTGATTGCCCCTATCTTCTACACCGTGCCGCTTCAGCTGCTGGCTTACCACGTTGCCTTAATAAAAGGGACGGATGTCGACCAGCCGCGTAACCTGGCTAAATCCGTCACCGTTGAGTAA
- a CDS encoding AMP-binding protein: MKTIKVSPVCDWLSLENGAQRRVASQGSQVFTLAMLRQQVTLLCEQLLAHNAQRWALCFEDSYLFSVGLLASLHAGKTPIIPGHCRSSVLQEQISDFDGVLTDSALPLDCPVVTLSAETHSASPNCELPPMPDSACVVLFTSGSTGTPRQVVKPVRCLDEESRWLGALWGERLQGCHVVASVTHQHMYGLTFCIWLPMSLGLSFESRQIMYTEQLAAFPREQRYAFISSPAFLRRLDYALAVPRCQLIVSAGGALPWTSAQKAAQGLGHPIDEIYGSTETGVMAWCSRDGEKAVWTPFDGVMHQADDSGDWWVRSALIPQPEGLRLDDKLAFTGDGRFVLCGRHDRILKVEDKRISLSEIERRLLSLPEIEDAVAVQVKRGDRACIGVVLVLKSPHRAVNLPNLKRKWRHELHQWLEPVAMPRLWRIVEAIPVNTQSKRAWPQIQELFHAAR; encoded by the coding sequence ATGAAGACGATAAAAGTCTCTCCGGTCTGCGACTGGTTATCGCTGGAGAATGGCGCGCAACGCCGAGTGGCCAGCCAGGGTTCGCAGGTGTTTACGCTTGCCATGCTGCGTCAGCAGGTAACTTTACTATGCGAGCAGCTGTTGGCCCACAACGCCCAGCGGTGGGCGCTTTGTTTTGAAGACAGCTACCTGTTTAGCGTGGGGTTGCTGGCGTCGCTGCATGCGGGTAAGACACCCATTATTCCCGGCCACTGTCGTTCGTCGGTGCTGCAAGAGCAGATAAGCGATTTCGATGGCGTACTGACGGACAGCGCGCTGCCTCTGGATTGCCCTGTCGTGACCCTCAGCGCCGAAACGCATTCGGCATCGCCGAACTGCGAGCTGCCGCCGATGCCGGATAGCGCCTGCGTGGTCCTGTTTACCTCGGGTTCGACCGGCACCCCTCGTCAGGTGGTTAAGCCAGTCCGCTGCCTTGATGAAGAGTCGCGTTGGCTGGGGGCGCTGTGGGGCGAGCGTTTGCAGGGTTGCCACGTTGTCGCCTCGGTCACGCATCAGCACATGTACGGCCTGACGTTCTGCATCTGGTTGCCCATGTCATTGGGCCTGAGTTTTGAGAGTCGACAAATCATGTACACCGAACAGCTGGCGGCATTCCCCCGCGAACAGCGCTACGCTTTTATCAGCAGTCCGGCTTTCTTACGACGTCTGGATTACGCATTGGCGGTGCCGCGCTGTCAGCTGATTGTCTCCGCGGGAGGCGCGCTGCCCTGGACGTCCGCGCAGAAGGCGGCGCAGGGGTTAGGTCATCCGATCGACGAGATTTACGGCAGTACCGAAACCGGCGTCATGGCATGGTGTTCGCGTGACGGAGAAAAGGCCGTCTGGACGCCGTTCGACGGCGTGATGCATCAGGCGGATGACTCGGGCGACTGGTGGGTGCGTTCGGCCCTGATTCCACAGCCGGAAGGGCTTCGACTGGACGACAAGCTGGCGTTCACCGGCGACGGGCGGTTCGTACTGTGCGGTCGTCACGATCGTATTTTGAAAGTCGAAGATAAGCGTATTTCTCTCAGTGAAATCGAACGTCGACTGCTGTCACTGCCTGAAATCGAAGACGCGGTAGCGGTGCAGGTCAAGCGGGGCGATCGTGCCTGTATCGGCGTGGTGCTGGTCCTCAAATCCCCTCATCGGGCCGTGAACCTGCCGAATCTGAAACGAAAATGGCGTCATGAGCTGCATCAGTGGCTGGAGCCGGTCGCGATGCCGCGGCTGTGGCGCATCGTCGAGGCCATTCCCGTCAACACGCAGAGCAAGCGCGCCTGGCCACAAATACAGGAACTTTTCCATGCTGCCCGTTGA
- a CDS encoding beta-ketoacyl synthase chain length factor: MNFAFTLLDWQARAPGLNDFTDWQRWAKTPCAIDPEQPVGKCRHLPMMTARRLNSGSRLSVDCGLSLLQQHGGDAVVFTSRHGELERNLRILLALSQQESLSPTDFTMSVHNSSVGSLTIAARSSLVSTSIAAGLDSFQQGLLEVAALHKAGYRHVVLVDFDGAVPAFFDDKLPEQVPRYPYAVALLLAPGDDLTCASSPLSVAEEPGTPQSLQFLQAVLAQKKTFNIEGANVSWQWKARYE; this comes from the coding sequence ATGAATTTTGCTTTTACACTCCTTGACTGGCAGGCGAGAGCGCCGGGCTTAAATGATTTTACCGACTGGCAGCGCTGGGCGAAAACGCCCTGTGCCATCGATCCTGAGCAACCCGTGGGCAAATGCCGTCATCTGCCGATGATGACGGCGAGACGTCTCAATAGCGGTAGCCGGCTTTCGGTCGACTGCGGATTGTCTCTGTTACAACAGCATGGCGGCGACGCCGTCGTATTTACCAGCCGTCACGGCGAACTGGAGCGTAACCTGCGCATCCTGCTGGCGCTGTCGCAGCAGGAAAGCCTGTCTCCTACCGACTTCACGATGTCTGTGCATAACTCCTCGGTGGGAAGTCTGACTATCGCCGCCCGATCATCGTTAGTGTCGACGTCGATTGCGGCAGGGCTGGACTCCTTTCAGCAGGGGCTACTGGAAGTCGCCGCACTGCATAAGGCGGGATATCGCCATGTCGTGCTGGTGGATTTTGATGGCGCGGTGCCTGCCTTTTTCGACGATAAACTGCCGGAACAGGTGCCGCGTTACCCTTATGCCGTTGCGCTGCTCCTGGCTCCCGGCGATGACCTGACGTGTGCATCCTCTCCTTTAAGTGTGGCGGAAGAGCCTGGAACGCCCCAAAGTCTGCAATTTTTGCAGGCGGTATTAGCGCAAAAAAAGACATTTAACATTGAGGGCGCCAACGTCAGCTGGCAGTGGAAGGCGCGCTATGAGTGA
- a CDS encoding LolA family protein yields MMMFSLTAQAMTLEALQQRFSSQPVVRAAFTQTREIKGMAQPLKSSGEMLIAQQKGLWWHQAKPFPLTLVLDEQRMVQVMNGQAPQIVTAESNPQMFQFNHLLRALFQADRQVLEQNFTLDFADLGDRRWRLVLTPKTSPLDKLFNAITLNGREYLDQIELNDRQGDLTRITLSNQRLTPRTLSDDEQKRFVF; encoded by the coding sequence ATGATGATGTTCAGCCTGACGGCGCAGGCCATGACGCTGGAAGCGCTACAGCAGCGTTTCAGCAGTCAGCCGGTCGTGCGGGCGGCGTTTACCCAGACGCGTGAAATCAAAGGGATGGCGCAACCGCTTAAATCCAGCGGAGAAATGCTGATCGCACAGCAAAAAGGGCTGTGGTGGCATCAGGCCAAGCCTTTCCCGCTGACGCTGGTGCTGGACGAACAACGAATGGTGCAGGTCATGAACGGGCAGGCGCCGCAGATTGTGACCGCGGAGAGCAATCCGCAGATGTTTCAGTTCAACCACCTGTTGCGCGCGCTGTTTCAGGCCGACCGTCAGGTGCTGGAGCAAAACTTCACGCTTGATTTCGCCGACCTGGGCGATCGGCGGTGGCGACTGGTATTAACGCCGAAAACCTCGCCGCTGGATAAATTATTCAACGCCATCACCCTCAACGGCCGTGAATATCTGGACCAGATAGAGCTCAACGACCGTCAGGGCGATCTCACCCGGATAACCCTTAGCAACCAGCGTCTGACGCCCCGGACATTGAGCGATGATGAGCAAAAACGATTCGTTTTCTAA
- a CDS encoding methyltransferase: MSYGYDKDNLSALDAITEAQRIAFAPLLFQAAVNLRDYGILPFLDERGQTGASLNDIISAVDLNRYAVELLLDAGLSGRLVYLKNDHYFLTKTGHYLIRDRMTRVNMDFTQDVCYQGMFYLDKALSENKPAGLRVFGDWPTIYPALSVLPPKARESWFAFDHFYSDAAFKAALPYVFQYGPRQLYDVGGNTGKWAMLCHDYNPDVHITLVDLPEQIALAKTAVAQAGKSGRISGMAADILSDDALPTEADIWWMSQFLDCFSEEQIVWILCKITRSMQPEARICILEIFWDRQKWEAAAFSLNMSSLYFTCLANGNSRFYAAKRFIPLLAQAGLDVEQQVDNIGVGHTLLVCKKAAASIN; the protein is encoded by the coding sequence GTGTCTTACGGATACGATAAAGATAATCTCAGCGCCTTAGACGCAATTACCGAAGCTCAGCGTATCGCCTTTGCCCCCCTGTTGTTTCAGGCGGCGGTCAATTTGCGAGATTACGGCATTTTGCCTTTTCTGGACGAACGCGGACAGACAGGCGCCTCGCTGAATGACATTATTTCCGCCGTCGATTTAAATCGTTATGCTGTGGAGCTTTTGCTGGACGCAGGATTGAGCGGTCGCCTCGTTTACCTGAAAAATGATCATTATTTCCTGACCAAAACAGGGCATTACCTTATTCGTGATCGTATGACGCGGGTGAATATGGATTTTACCCAGGACGTTTGTTATCAGGGCATGTTCTATCTCGATAAGGCCTTATCAGAAAACAAGCCGGCGGGATTACGCGTTTTTGGCGATTGGCCGACGATCTATCCGGCTTTGAGCGTGTTACCACCGAAGGCGCGGGAAAGTTGGTTTGCTTTCGATCACTTTTACTCGGATGCGGCGTTTAAAGCTGCGTTGCCCTACGTGTTTCAGTATGGTCCCCGGCAGTTGTATGACGTGGGTGGCAATACCGGTAAATGGGCGATGTTGTGCCATGACTACAATCCGGATGTCCACATCACTCTGGTCGATTTACCTGAACAGATAGCGTTAGCGAAAACGGCCGTGGCGCAAGCCGGTAAGTCCGGCCGCATCAGCGGCATGGCCGCCGACATCCTTTCTGACGATGCTTTGCCGACAGAGGCCGATATCTGGTGGATGAGCCAATTTCTCGATTGCTTCAGCGAAGAGCAGATTGTGTGGATTTTATGCAAGATCACGCGGAGTATGCAGCCGGAAGCCAGGATTTGCATTCTGGAAATATTCTGGGATCGACAGAAATGGGAAGCGGCCGCATTCAGCCTCAATATGTCGTCGCTTTACTTTACCTGTCTTGCCAACGGTAACAGCCGTTTCTATGCCGCGAAGCGCTTTATACCGTTGTTGGCTCAGGCGGGGCTGGACGTGGAACAACAGGTCGACAATATCGGCGTGGGACATACGTTATTGGTCTGTAAAAAAGCCGCTGCATCAATTAATTAA
- a CDS encoding lysophospholipid acyltransferase family protein, with protein sequence MSDDAIAPMAPSSWLNRGWRLAMTGFCFGMFSLGGLLLSLVWFNLLLLMPCGALCRRQLARRSISASFRFFLWCVRTLGVLDYKIEGGETLRRDRGCLVIANHPTLIDYVMLASVMPEVDCLVKAELLKNVFFRGVIRSADYLINSQSYTLLPECERRLKRGEAIMIFPEGTRTDPGRPLVLQRGAANIAVRCGCDLRIVHIRSTQQTLGKHDRWYHVPRIKPLLTVTVQDRISSQDFVGQGDEPSLAARRLTRFLQDSLTL encoded by the coding sequence ATGAGTGATGATGCTATTGCGCCAATGGCTCCCTCTTCCTGGCTAAACCGAGGCTGGCGGCTGGCGATGACCGGCTTCTGTTTCGGCATGTTCAGCCTGGGCGGACTGCTGCTTTCGCTGGTGTGGTTCAACTTACTGCTGCTTATGCCCTGCGGCGCACTATGCCGCCGGCAGCTGGCGCGTCGCAGCATCTCCGCGAGCTTTCGGTTTTTCCTCTGGTGCGTTCGTACATTGGGCGTGCTGGACTACAAAATAGAAGGGGGGGAAACGCTCAGGAGAGACCGCGGTTGTCTCGTTATCGCCAATCATCCCACGCTGATCGACTATGTCATGCTGGCGTCGGTCATGCCGGAAGTGGATTGTCTGGTGAAGGCCGAGCTGTTGAAAAATGTGTTCTTTCGCGGGGTCATCCGTTCGGCGGACTACCTGATCAACAGCCAGTCCTATACCTTGCTGCCGGAGTGCGAACGGCGCTTGAAGCGCGGAGAGGCCATCATGATTTTCCCCGAGGGAACCCGAACCGACCCCGGGCGGCCGCTGGTGTTGCAACGCGGTGCGGCAAATATCGCCGTTCGCTGCGGCTGCGATCTCCGCATCGTCCATATTCGTAGTACCCAGCAGACGCTGGGTAAACACGACCGCTGGTACCACGTTCCCCGCATAAAACCGTTGTTGACCGTCACGGTTCAGGATCGCATTAGCAGCCAGGATTTTGTCGGACAGGGCGACGAACCCTCTTTGGCCGCGCGACGCCTGACTCGTTTTTTACAAGATTCGTTAACGCTTTAA
- a CDS encoding phosphopantetheine-binding protein: protein MDSLFIEIKQMMIDALNLEEVSVDEIETDAPLFGDGLGLDSIDALELGLAVKNRYGVVLSAESEAMRQHFFSVATLAAFITAQRSVNSDDKTMG from the coding sequence ATGGATAGTCTTTTCATTGAAATCAAACAAATGATGATTGATGCACTGAACCTCGAAGAGGTAAGCGTTGATGAGATTGAGACCGATGCGCCGTTGTTTGGCGACGGGCTCGGTTTGGATTCTATTGATGCACTTGAACTAGGGCTGGCGGTTAAAAATCGTTATGGCGTCGTGCTCTCTGCAGAAAGTGAAGCGATGCGTCAGCATTTCTTCTCTGTCGCCACTCTGGCTGCGTTCATCACCGCGCAGCGTTCAGTGAATTCTGATGATAAAACAATGGGTTAA
- a CDS encoding COG4648 family protein: MKGNNGLSSGKIFSRLTAGLSVLLTLSWPFLVWFSVTHPHQRWILPLLALVFLLRFYALSRDKRLFRETGGLLAAIGALLCLTSLWLQDTQWLMGYPVVVNLVMLGLFGGSLYSCMPIVERLARLKEPDLPPEAIRYTRKVTQMWCLFFVFNGSVAAWTCLAGNLRWWTLWNGLISYVLIGIVMGGEWLTRQRLRKR, encoded by the coding sequence ATGAAGGGCAATAACGGTTTATCGTCAGGGAAAATTTTCTCCAGATTGACGGCCGGTCTGAGCGTGCTGCTGACGCTGAGCTGGCCTTTTCTGGTGTGGTTTAGCGTCACGCACCCCCATCAACGTTGGATCCTGCCTCTGCTGGCACTGGTGTTTCTTTTGCGTTTTTACGCGTTATCCAGAGATAAGCGACTGTTCAGAGAAACCGGGGGCCTGCTGGCGGCCATCGGGGCGCTCCTTTGCCTGACGAGCCTGTGGTTGCAGGATACCCAGTGGCTGATGGGGTATCCGGTGGTGGTGAATCTGGTGATGCTGGGTCTATTTGGCGGATCGCTTTACAGCTGCATGCCGATCGTTGAACGGCTGGCCCGTCTGAAAGAACCGGACCTGCCGCCTGAGGCCATTCGCTATACGCGCAAAGTGACGCAGATGTGGTGCCTGTTTTTCGTGTTTAACGGCAGCGTCGCGGCGTGGACCTGTCTGGCGGGAAATTTACGCTGGTGGACCCTGTGGAACGGCCTGATAAGTTACGTGTTGATAGGGATAGTGATGGGGGGCGAATGGTTGACGCGCCAACGCCTGAGAAAGAGATGA
- a CDS encoding glycosyltransferase family 2 protein yields the protein MSVNRDFLPCVVIPCYNHGGMMPGVLARLAPFDLPVFIVDDGSETATQQQLEQLARENDRVALVRLAKNQGKGAAVIVGFETAAAAGYTHALQVDADGQHQIEDIPRLLDDARAYPESLISGRPRYDASVPKSRLYGRYVTHFWVWVETLSLSIKDSMCGFRVYPLAATLALTSQRTIGLRMDFDTEIMVRLYWQGTASRFIETRVTYPDNGISHFDTLRDNLRISWMHTRLFFGMLPRIPSLLFRRRRTHWAQIAERKGLLGMRFMLAVYQWLGRRGFSLLLWPVIAFYWLTGKAQRQASCQWLAQVHDYADGRGIALPRPLNSYRHFLRFGYAMLDKIASWRGELHWGKEIDFAPGALDVIHQGRERGQLILASHLGDIEACRGMAQQVSGLVINALVFTDNAQRFRQIQESLTPQAGVNLIPLRDIGPETAMLLQQKLDAGEWVAIVGDRLAVHRHRGVQQRVVWSDFMGRPAPFPQGPFVLAAALRCPVLLMFVLREQNQLRVYCEPFADPIMLPRRSRQEALQQVIDRYAGRLAHYALKAPLDWFNFFDFWSLPDETSANRKKR from the coding sequence ATGTCAGTGAACCGCGATTTCTTACCCTGCGTAGTGATCCCCTGCTATAACCACGGCGGCATGATGCCCGGGGTTCTGGCGCGACTGGCGCCTTTCGATCTGCCTGTTTTTATCGTGGATGACGGCAGCGAGACGGCCACGCAGCAGCAGTTGGAACAACTGGCCCGCGAAAACGATCGCGTGGCGCTGGTGCGTCTTGCGAAGAATCAGGGTAAAGGCGCGGCGGTGATCGTGGGGTTCGAAACCGCTGCGGCCGCAGGCTATACGCACGCGTTGCAGGTGGATGCGGACGGACAGCATCAGATTGAGGATATTCCTCGGCTGCTGGACGACGCCCGCGCGTACCCTGAGAGCCTGATTTCGGGGCGTCCGCGTTATGACGCCTCCGTGCCTAAATCTCGCCTCTACGGCCGCTACGTCACCCATTTCTGGGTCTGGGTCGAGACGCTTTCCCTCTCGATCAAAGACAGCATGTGTGGATTTCGAGTTTACCCGTTGGCGGCCACGCTGGCGCTGACGTCTCAACGGACGATAGGCCTACGGATGGATTTCGACACGGAAATCATGGTCCGGCTTTACTGGCAAGGCACCGCCAGCCGTTTCATTGAGACACGCGTCACCTATCCAGACAATGGCATCTCGCATTTTGATACGCTGCGAGACAATCTTCGTATCTCCTGGATGCACACCCGCCTGTTTTTCGGCATGTTGCCGCGCATACCCTCTTTATTGTTCCGCCGTCGCCGCACGCACTGGGCGCAGATTGCCGAACGTAAAGGTTTGCTGGGCATGCGCTTCATGTTGGCCGTCTATCAATGGCTGGGACGGCGAGGTTTTTCCCTGCTGCTGTGGCCCGTCATCGCTTTTTACTGGTTGACCGGAAAGGCGCAGCGGCAGGCGTCTTGCCAGTGGCTGGCTCAGGTTCATGACTATGCGGATGGTCGGGGGATTGCGCTGCCGCGTCCCTTAAACAGCTATCGCCATTTTCTGCGTTTTGGCTACGCGATGCTGGATAAAATCGCCAGCTGGCGCGGGGAGTTGCACTGGGGTAAGGAGATCGACTTTGCGCCGGGCGCGCTGGACGTCATCCATCAAGGACGGGAGCGGGGACAATTGATCCTGGCCTCCCATCTCGGCGACATCGAAGCGTGTCGCGGCATGGCCCAACAGGTCAGTGGATTGGTGATTAACGCCCTGGTGTTTACCGATAATGCCCAACGCTTCCGGCAGATTCAGGAGAGCTTGACGCCGCAGGCGGGCGTAAATCTGATCCCCCTTCGTGACATCGGACCGGAAACCGCGATGCTGTTGCAGCAAAAGCTGGATGCGGGCGAGTGGGTCGCGATAGTCGGCGACCGCCTTGCCGTCCATCGTCATCGGGGCGTTCAGCAGCGCGTCGTCTGGAGTGATTTTATGGGACGTCCCGCCCCCTTCCCGCAGGGGCCGTTTGTTCTCGCGGCCGCGCTGCGCTGCCCGGTGTTACTGATGTTTGTCCTTCGTGAACAAAACCAGCTTCGGGTTTACTGCGAGCCATTCGCCGATCCTATCATGCTGCCCAGAAGGTCGCGCCAGGAGGCGTTGCAACAGGTTATCGACCGCTATGCCGGGAGGCTGGCGCACTATGCGCTGAAAGCCCCTCTCGACTGGTTTAATTTTTTTGATTTTTGGAGTTTGCCGGACGAGACGTCGGCAAATAGGAAAAAAAGATGA